A genomic window from Anguilla rostrata isolate EN2019 chromosome 14, ASM1855537v3, whole genome shotgun sequence includes:
- the LOC135239747 gene encoding LIM/homeobox protein Lhx2-like, producing the protein MHLMEAASLGSRSEESACNFCPSLARMLFHGLPGGEVRVFIDGMDWRGKSESTAISSTINMGETDTNASTYSGDGAFLCAGCEGKISDRYYLLAVDKQWHMRCLKCCECKLSLASELSCFSKDSNIFCKEDYYRRFSVQRCARCHLGISASEMVMRARDLVYHLNCFICTTCNKMLTTGDHFGMKDGFVYCRLHFQTLIEEGYHSYFNHEDVAPCNGGAFGSLGLSYYNGGSTIQKARPRKRKNTGTGSDPAAYNAALPCSETDRDVADRDSSLCSSSHKSKRMRTSFKHHQLRTMKSYFAINHNPDAKDLKQLSQKTGLTKRVLQVWFQNARAKFRRNLLRQESTGTDKASDVSTLPGGSPSGPASETSNASMSPCSTPPAALMDLSTPPLSRLTPTPGGPHHSDSRSPSHPSLTCLF; encoded by the exons ATGCATCTTATGGAAGCTGCGTCTTTGGGTTCCCGATCTGAAGAAAGCGCGTGCAATTTCTGCCCTTCCCTTGCAAGAATGCTTTTCCACGGCCTCCCTGGAGGCGAAGTGCGGGTATTCATTGACGGAATGGACTGGAGAGGAAAGAGTGAATCAACTGCAATCAGTTCTACTATAAACATGGGGGAAACCGACACG AACGCCTCCACTTACAGCGGTGACGGCGCCTTTCTGTGCGCGGGCTGTGAAGGAAAGATCTCAGACCGTTACTACCTGCTCGCGGTGGACAAACAGTGGCACATGCGCTGTCTGAAGTGCTGTGAATGCAAGCTTAGCCTGGCGTCCGAGCTCAGCTGCTTCAGTAAGGACAGCAACATTTTTTGCAAAGAAGACTATTATAG GCGTTTCTCTGTTCAGCGGTGCGCCAGGTGCCACCTTGGCATTTCGGCGTCGGAGATGGTGATGCGCGCGAGGGATTTGGTGTATCACTTGAACTGCTTCATCTGCACGACCTGCAACAAAATGCTGACCACGGGAGATCATTTCGGGATGAAGGACGGTTTCGTCTACTGTCGGCTTCATTTTCAGACGCTCATAGAGGAGGGATACCACTCGTATTTCAATCATGAGGATGTAGCGCCATGCAACGGAGGGGCATTCGGGTCGCTAGGACTGAGCTACTACAACGGCGGGAGTACCATACAAAAGGCAAGGccgaggaaaagaaaaaacaccggAACAGGATCAGACCCGGCAGCTTACAACGCAG cactCCCCTGCAGCGAGACTGACAGAGACGTGGCAGACAGAGACTCCTCACTCTGCAGCTCCTCCCACAAGTCCAAGCGCATGAGGACCTCCTTCAAGCACCACCAGCTGCGCACCATGAAGTCCTACTTCGCCATCAACCACAACCCCGACGCGAAGGACCTGAAACAGCTGTCCCAGAAAACAGGCCTGACTAAACGAGTGCTGCAA GTTTGGTTTCAGAATGCCCGGGCCAAATTTCGGCGGAATCTCCTGCGCCAGGAGAGCACGGGGACCGACAAGGCGTCGGACGTCTCCACGCTGCCGGGGGGGTCGCCCTCCGGCCCCGCTTCTGAGACCTCCAACGCCTCCATGAGCCCCTGCAGCACCCCCCCAGCCGCCCTCATGGACCTGTCCACCCCACCTCTGTCCAGGCTCACCCCCACGCCGGGGGGGCCGCACCACAGTGATTCCAGGAGCCCCTCGCACCCCAGCCTGACCTGCCTCTTCTGA